Sequence from the Hyalangium minutum genome:
GCGCGGGAAACCCTGGTCCTGGGTTCATAGGGGACCGTCCTCTTCCAGGACACTGCGCCCGGCCCGGCCAGCTCGAATCCCTTCACCCTCTTCCCGGTGGAAGGGTGGCTGCGCGCCCAGAAGTTCCAAGCGGCGGGTTCGATTGCCGCCGCCTCCAATGCCTCAGGCGTCAGTCTTGCTCAAGACGCACCTTGAGTGAGCGCCCATACCCACTCCTGGCTTTCCTTGCCATCGCGCAGCAGTCGGCTCCCCCAAGCAGGAGAGGAGGAGGCGAGAGTGGCGACCCAGGCAGCGGCCAGCAAGGAGCCGATGAGGGAAAGGACGCCGCGTGTGGACTTGGGCACCATTCCTTCCCATTACGGCGAGTCGAACTACGCCGCCGTGGACGCGGTCGACATCGCCATGCTCGCCGCGTTCAGCTCGCGTTGAGTCCTGCCAGACCTCATGCTCTGTCGCATAGGCTGAAAAAGCGTCGCAGGTTCGGGCCCTGCGCCCGCTGCGGGAGGCACCGTAGCCGCCCATGCCCCGGAGGGAACACTCATGACAGGCACCCCGGCCACCCGGCCACCTCCTCGCGTCCTGGCCGATGCCTTCGTCCGCACGCGTGCCCACGAGGGGGCGCTCGTACTCGGCGCGGCGCTCTTCACCGCGCTGCTCGCGCAGGTCTCCCTCCCGGTACCCGGCTCCCCGGTGCCCATCACGGGACAGACGCTCGCGGTCGTCCTCACCGCTGCCGTGCTCGGGCCCGTGCGGGGCATGGCCGGGCAGCTCGCCTACGTCCTGCTCGGGGCGGTGGGACTGCCGTTCTATGCGAAGGCTGCCAGTGGCTTCGGGCACGTGCTGGGGCCCACTGGCGGCTACCTCGTGGGCTTCCTTCCCGCGGCCTTCCTCGTGGGCCTGGCGGCGCGGCACGGCTTTGACAGGCAGCCGTGGAAGGCGCTGCCCCTCTTCCTCGTCGGCCAGCTTGTCATCCTCGCCCTTGGCGCGTCCTGGCTCTCCGTGGTGGCCCCGCTCCCCTTCACCACGGCCCTTCAAAAGGGCTTCCTACCCTTCCTCGCTGGCATGCTGCTCAAGGCCACCATCGCCGGCCTGGGGGTGCCCCTCGCCTGGCGAAGGCTTGGCGCACCTTCCAGAACCAGCGGGTGAGCGCCCAGGAGGCACCGAGGCAGCAGCCGAGTTGGAGGAAGGCCTCATGGCGAGGTGACTGCCGGAGGTGTGCCGCAGGTCGTGCCAGCCGATGCGCCCTTGCTCGCGGCTGATTCCCGCCGCCCGCAGCACACGCTGGAGCGGCAGCTTCATCGGGCCATCGCTGAGCGGCTGGCCGTCCTGCTGTCAGAACACATAAGGGTTCGCAGGTGGCGGTGTCCCTTGAGTGCGTCCACCGCCGAGGTTGGCGGGTCCACCCTGATTCAGTCTGACTTCAAACTCAGACACCGCTGAGTGATGCAGCCAAGGCGCCTTCCTCCCCCGTACCCCCTCCGGACCAACTACAGCAGAGCCTGGAATAGCGCCTTGCCGCTCCTGGCAAGCCACTCATCGAACGTCAGCAAGCCCGGGTGCAGCTTGCGGAGCGCGGCGATGTCGGCCTTGCCGCCGTCTTCACTCGCGAACACGGCGAGGCGCTCGAGGCTGGGGTTCTGACGAAGGATCTCCCCCGGAATCTGGGCGTACGGAATGGACCGGTTCGTCGCGCGACTGATGGCCTCCGCGAGCTGCACTCCCGACAGCGAATCGCCCGCGAGCTCGATCGACTTGCCCACGTACGTCTCCGGATCGCTGAAGGCGAGGGCGACGAACCGACCAATGTCATCCACGGCAATGAGCTGGAGGCGGCTCTGCGGTGCGCTGAAGAAGGAGAGGACGCCCCGAGGGATTCCGAAGTCCGGCCACGTGAGGATCTCCATGAACGCGTTAGGGCGGATGATCGTCGCGGGCACCCCGAGCGAGCGGATGTACTGCTCGATCTTCCACTTGCTCTCGAAGTGGCCGATGCCCGTGTTCCGCTCCGCGCCGCCGACAGAGGTGTAGATGAGGTGCTTGACTCCCGCTGCCTTGGCTGCGTCCGCGACGTTCCTTCCAAGGCGAGCCTCGTCCTCCCACATGACGCCCGAGCCCGCCGGGCCTGCGCTTGGCTGAACGCTGAAGACGCCGTAGGCGCCGCGCATCGCCGCCTCAAGCGACGCGCGATCACCCATGTCCCCGGGAGCCAGCTCCACGCCCGCATCCGCGAGCACTCGGGCCTTCGCACTCTGCAGGCCGCGAACCAGTGCGCGCACGCGCCATCCGCTTGCCGCCAAGTGCTTCGCCGTCGCTCCGCCTTGCTGCCCTGTTGGTCCGATCACGACAACGACCTTGTCTGCGTTGCTCATGGTGCTCCTCTCAAGTGTCCCCTTGCTCGCTCTGTAGGCGAGCCGCGCCATGAGAGTCAAGACGACCGGTCATATTTATATGAAAGACTAGTTAGTACAGATAGTTGAGTGGATTCGTTGACAGGCTCAGACGACCGGTCATATTCGCGCTATGGCACGAGCGAGCGTCCGTGAACAGATCGTCGTCGCAGGGATGAAGACCCTGCTCCAGCAGGGCTTCAACGGGTGCGGCGTTCAAGACATCACCTCGGCCGCCGGGGTCCCGAAGGGCTCGTTCTACAACCACTTCGAGAGCAAAGAGGCTCTCGGTGTCGAAGTCGTCGAGCGCTACTGGCGGAGTTCCAACTCTCGGCTCTCCCTTCTGCGGGACTCATCGATCGCTCCCCTGGAGCGGCTGCGCCGCTGTTTCACCTCGCAGGTGGAGGCGCTCATCGAGTGGAACTACGAGCGTGGCTGTCTTCTAGGGAATCTTGCCGCGGAGATGTCGGATCACAGCCAGCTCATCCGCGAGCGCGTGGCAGTGGCTTTCGCCGAGTGGTCACGCGAGCTTGAGAAGGTGATTCAGCAGGCGCAGGCCGCGGGTGAGATCTCCGCGTCCATGGCTCCCGCCGCCCTGGCTGTCTTCCTCATCAACGCCTGGGAGGGCGCGGTGCTGCGCAGCAGGGTCGACAGGAGCCGGGCGGCCCTTGATGCCTTCATGAGCATCACCTTCGACAAGGTCCTGACCTGAGCGCGGCCTAGCCTGGCCCTTGGTTGGCGGTGCCCCTGTGCAAGTGGGTGGCGCGCTCACGGTCAGAGCGCTTTCAGACGGCCGGAGAAGGGGCGGATGCTCTGCGGGGCTGGCTCGGGTCTTCGTTCGGAGCACGGGAAGCGGCGGACGAACTGGCGAAGGTTGCAGAGGAGGGGGCAGACAGGCTGGTGGAATTCGACGTGCCACGGCGCAAGACTGCACGGAGCGCGCAAGCTGTCCCGAGGGGGGCAGCGTGTCCGACGCAGGCGCGCTCTCCTGCCGCTTCCATGTGTCGGCGCGCCCGACGGTGAAGAGCGGAGCAACGGGTTCTTCACCGAGGACGATTGGGTCCTCTCGATTCACAGCATGATGAACGGGACCCCGGCGGATCACTTCCTGGTCTGCGCGGAGGACACCACGGTGGTGGTGGGCACCGAGCAACGCGAGCAGGACCTGTATCGACGCTTCCCGCGCTTCGAGAGCATCTCCCGGAGGGTGATGCAGAAGGTCCTGGCGGAACAGCAGGAGCGGTTCGCCTCCTATCTCACCGATGGCCCGGAGCAGCGCTACCTCAAGCTCTCGAAGACGCGGCCGGAGATCTTCCAGCGGATTCCCCAGTACCAGCTGGCCAGCTACATCGACGTGAAGCCCGAGTCGCTGAGCCGGATCCGAAAGCGCATCGCCACGCGCGGCAAGCCGGTTACGCCGCGATGGAAGGCGTGACCGTCCGGAACCCCTTGGCGATGAGCCAGCCGCCGAGGAACAGCTCGAACAGGCCCCCGGGCCCGGAGAAGAGGATGCCCCACGGCAGCCCGAAGAGCTCGAACACGGACCCCAGCGCCAGAAGCCCGTAGCCCACCGCGCCCACCAGCGGGAGGAACGAGGGCAGAAGCCGGGACTGGTACAGCGACAGGCAGAACGCCACGCTGCCGGCTCCCAGGATGATCATCGCGAGCTGGTACGCCCAGAAGTTGCCCTTCGAGAGAAGTTTGAACAGGAGCACCCGCTCCGACGTCGTCTGCCCTTGCGCAGATTCTCCGAGCTGCAGGATGGACAGAAGGAACACCACCCCGACGAGGAGGAGCAGCGCCTCCATCACCCGCGTGCAGACGTACGCAACGGCGAAGAATGGAAGGAGAAAGAGAATTCCCAGGGAGCGGGAGTGAAGACGGGTGGTGTTCATCGCGAGGGTTCCAGAACGTTCAGCGACGTTGTGGCCTCGAAAGTAGAGAGGGGCGCCCTCGCCCGCATTGATGAGGGTTAATAAATGCGAGCCCCCAGCTCAGAAGTTTCCCCCCCACGCACAGGTGGAGACGCTGGAATATAACAGCAACCCTGCTGCATTACTGGCCTGTTATACTGCGAGTGAAGCCCAACCCTGCTTTGCTCCGAGGTTCAGTCATGCATCTTGTGAAACGGGTTGTCCTTGCTGTGGGTCTCCTGATCATGTCCGCGTGCGGAGGGGCCATCGCTGAGAGAGAACCGGATGTGCCGCCTCTGAATGATCTGCCTCCGGATGTGCCGCCTCTGAATGAGTTGCCTCCGGATGAACCGCCTCCGTGTCAGCCGCCTCCGCCCCCGGCCGAGGACGCAGCTCACCTCGGCGCCGTGCATGCCTATTCCCAGAGCTGCCGCTATACCCTCTCCTACTCGACGCGCGTGGTGCCAGATGAGCCACACGCCGTCACGGTCTACGACATCTCCATCGAGCGCACGCAGGAGTGCTCCTGCCTCTGGGCGTCCCAGAGCACATGGCTCATGACGTCGTACACCCTGCCTGCCCTCTCGATCGCAGCCACCGACAAGGGAGTGGCCGTTAGCTACACCCACAAGACGTCCTGGTCCACGGTGGGGAGCAACTACATCCCTCGCTACCTCAACATCAAACACATCGCACCGGATACGCTTACGACCGTGAGAGACGTGCAATGGGGCGCCTGGGGTTGTGAGAGCGCCTGCGCTCCGGCCCACATCTACTCGGGGCAGCTCTCCTTCCCGAATGGGGGTGACACTCTTCGGGTCGATGGAACCAAGAGCGGAATCATCCGGGGCGAGACCGGCAGTGGCAATAGCTTCAGCGCCCTCTTGCCGTCCTTCTTCACCAGCACGACAGAGCCCTCCATCCAAGCCTCCCCGTAACGGGCACCTCGGCGACTCGGAAGATCGTCTCCAT
This genomic interval carries:
- a CDS encoding biotin transporter BioY: MTGTPATRPPPRVLADAFVRTRAHEGALVLGAALFTALLAQVSLPVPGSPVPITGQTLAVVLTAAVLGPVRGMAGQLAYVLLGAVGLPFYAKAASGFGHVLGPTGGYLVGFLPAAFLVGLAARHGFDRQPWKALPLFLVGQLVILALGASWLSVVAPLPFTTALQKGFLPFLAGMLLKATIAGLGVPLAWRRLGAPSRTSG
- a CDS encoding NmrA/HSCARG family protein produces the protein MARLAYRASKGTLERSTMSNADKVVVVIGPTGQQGGATAKHLAASGWRVRALVRGLQSAKARVLADAGVELAPGDMGDRASLEAAMRGAYGVFSVQPSAGPAGSGVMWEDEARLGRNVADAAKAAGVKHLIYTSVGGAERNTGIGHFESKWKIEQYIRSLGVPATIIRPNAFMEILTWPDFGIPRGVLSFFSAPQSRLQLIAVDDIGRFVALAFSDPETYVGKSIELAGDSLSGVQLAEAISRATNRSIPYAQIPGEILRQNPSLERLAVFASEDGGKADIAALRKLHPGLLTFDEWLARSGKALFQALL
- a CDS encoding Crp/Fnr family transcriptional regulator, which gives rise to MMNGTPADHFLVCAEDTTVVVGTEQREQDLYRRFPRFESISRRVMQKVLAEQQERFASYLTDGPEQRYLKLSKTRPEIFQRIPQYQLASYIDVKPESLSRIRKRIATRGKPVTPRWKA
- a CDS encoding DUF4386 domain-containing protein, coding for MNTTRLHSRSLGILFLLPFFAVAYVCTRVMEALLLLVGVVFLLSILQLGESAQGQTTSERVLLFKLLSKGNFWAYQLAMIILGAGSVAFCLSLYQSRLLPSFLPLVGAVGYGLLALGSVFELFGLPWGILFSGPGGLFELFLGGWLIAKGFRTVTPSIAA
- a CDS encoding TetR/AcrR family transcriptional regulator, which encodes MARASVREQIVVAGMKTLLQQGFNGCGVQDITSAAGVPKGSFYNHFESKEALGVEVVERYWRSSNSRLSLLRDSSIAPLERLRRCFTSQVEALIEWNYERGCLLGNLAAEMSDHSQLIRERVAVAFAEWSRELEKVIQQAQAAGEISASMAPAALAVFLINAWEGAVLRSRVDRSRAALDAFMSITFDKVLT